In Anaerolineales bacterium, the following are encoded in one genomic region:
- the coaBC gene encoding bifunctional phosphopantothenoylcysteine decarboxylase/phosphopantothenate--cysteine ligase CoaBC yields the protein MSVLTEKRIVLGVTGSIASYKAADLASKLTQLGAEVDVVLTAAAAQFITPLTFQSVTGRRAYVDADLWGNEGHVLHVRLGKEANLILVAPATANTLAKLAQGRADNLLTLAALTGRAPWVLAPAMDGDMYTSSATQANLAQLAERGAHILGPQSGHLASGMVGVGRMVEPAAIAGQARYILTRHGPLAGRRILVTAGGTQEAIDPVRAIANRSSGKQGYALAQAALDAGAEVTLVSGPTALAAPTGAELRPVRSAEEMLAEVLKQAKDADALLMAAAVADFRPKTSAAQKIKRAAGAPQIELVANPDILAAVTKTRSRKLKTIIGFAAESQDLLQNAQKKLEAKQVDMIVANDISASDAGFEVDTNRVVLVSKQGAEELPLMSKDEVARTVIGKLAALI from the coding sequence ATGAGTGTGTTGACGGAAAAACGCATTGTTCTGGGGGTCACAGGCTCCATCGCCAGCTACAAAGCGGCGGACTTGGCCTCCAAGCTGACCCAGTTGGGCGCCGAGGTGGACGTGGTATTGACCGCCGCGGCCGCCCAGTTCATCACTCCGCTCACCTTCCAGTCTGTCACCGGACGGCGCGCCTATGTGGATGCCGACCTGTGGGGCAACGAAGGCCATGTGTTGCATGTGCGCCTCGGCAAAGAGGCCAACTTGATCCTGGTGGCCCCGGCCACCGCCAATACCCTGGCAAAATTGGCCCAGGGGCGGGCAGATAACCTGCTGACCTTAGCCGCCCTTACCGGCCGCGCGCCCTGGGTGTTGGCTCCGGCCATGGATGGCGATATGTATACGAGCTCGGCCACGCAGGCTAACCTGGCCCAACTGGCTGAGCGCGGCGCCCATATTCTTGGCCCGCAGAGCGGCCATCTGGCTTCCGGTATGGTTGGTGTGGGCCGCATGGTGGAACCAGCGGCCATCGCCGGTCAGGCGCGTTATATCCTCACGCGGCACGGCCCGCTGGCGGGTCGCCGCATACTGGTGACCGCTGGCGGCACGCAGGAAGCGATAGACCCGGTGCGCGCCATTGCCAACCGTTCTTCAGGCAAGCAAGGCTACGCATTGGCCCAGGCGGCGTTGGATGCTGGCGCAGAGGTCACCCTGGTCTCCGGCCCCACTGCGCTGGCCGCTCCCACCGGCGCAGAGCTGCGCCCGGTGCGCAGCGCCGAGGAGATGCTGGCTGAAGTCCTCAAGCAGGCCAAAGACGCCGATGCGTTGCTGATGGCCGCCGCCGTGGCCGACTTCCGGCCCAAGACCAGTGCGGCCCAAAAGATCAAGCGCGCCGCAGGGGCGCCGCAAATTGAACTGGTTGCCAACCCGGATATTCTGGCGGCGGTGACCAAAACCCGCAGCCGGAAGCTCAAAACCATCATCGGTTTCGCCGCTGAAAGCCAGGACCTGCTTCAGAACGCACAGAAGAAGCTGGAGGCCAAGCAGGTCGACATGATTGTGGCTAACGACATCAGCGCCAGCGATGCCGGCTTTGAGGTGGACACCAACCGGGTCGTGCTGGTGAGCAAACAGGGCGCGGAGGAATTGCCGCTGATGAGCAAAGACGAAGTAGCCCGAACGGTGATAGGGAAATTGGCGGCGTTGATCTAA
- a CDS encoding class I SAM-dependent methyltransferase, whose amino-acid sequence MIKLKLISPAGLFFYLLRRNDKVWGSLSPTEKELILQNNSRHNQERPTYANPALYKGGASYDSVDPEPLDLKTQSFKEFLQDIAPTSVLEIGPGSGQLTKYIVQTPSVEKYTAVDINKAFLDYLQPRLAKAQKDKPEFSYKLLAGDINEIDLGTEKYDAIVFLSAVHHIPDRLRLFSLLSSLLKDDGRIYTQEPAHYIPRQLYLFKKFMRTYRHKGYWSNSENYGTHHFCTIEEFEEIASRLDHLEISSCYFFRINFPFPNLIKKILVKGLLAFGKHPELDGTFSTHSRKSLLHYFADEIIVQFHRPSKL is encoded by the coding sequence ATGATCAAACTGAAGCTAATTTCACCTGCAGGTCTCTTCTTCTACCTGCTTCGCAGAAACGACAAAGTCTGGGGATCTTTGTCGCCAACGGAGAAAGAGCTTATCCTCCAAAATAACTCTAGGCACAATCAGGAGCGCCCAACCTACGCAAACCCTGCCTTATACAAGGGTGGGGCTTCCTATGATTCAGTTGACCCTGAACCATTGGATTTAAAAACTCAGTCTTTTAAAGAGTTTTTGCAGGATATCGCTCCAACTTCCGTTCTTGAGATTGGCCCTGGCAGTGGACAGTTAACCAAATACATAGTGCAAACGCCCTCTGTAGAAAAATACACTGCCGTAGACATTAACAAAGCCTTTCTGGATTATCTGCAACCTCGCCTTGCAAAGGCACAAAAAGATAAACCAGAGTTCTCTTACAAGTTGCTGGCTGGAGACATAAACGAGATCGATTTAGGTACGGAAAAATATGACGCTATCGTATTCCTCAGCGCGGTTCATCACATTCCTGATCGACTAAGGCTCTTTAGCCTTCTAAGCTCTCTTCTCAAAGATGACGGGAGGATATACACTCAGGAACCTGCGCATTACATCCCGCGGCAACTGTATTTATTCAAGAAGTTTATGCGCACATACAGGCACAAAGGCTATTGGTCTAATTCTGAGAATTACGGTACTCATCATTTTTGTACTATTGAAGAATTTGAAGAAATTGCTTCCCGCTTGGATCACCTGGAAATTTCAAGTTGTTATTTCTTTAGAATAAATTTTCCGTTTCCGAACTTGATCAAAAAGATTCTGGTAAAGGGTTTGCTTGCTTTTGGTAAACACCCAGAACTTGATGGGACTTTTAGCACGCATAGCCGAAAATCTCTCTTGCATTACTTCGCAGATGAGATCATTGTCCAGTTTCATCGTCCCAGCAAACTTTAG
- a CDS encoding KOW motif-containing protein yields MPNSPLAPISYMQPLIRLRRTRRLDTEGEVLVSVGQTVASGEPIARGTLAGGHLMLDATRALGLPPERAQREILRQPGEQVEPGDILAGQRKVGARQLRAPVAGAIAAISEGQILLQVNDERSFLPARVPGQIVDVHPGYGATIEFRGAWVQGVWGNRQLAEGYLHIVGEGGTQLLTADQVDMNLRGAILVAGRCEQAQSLELAAQVPIRGLILGSLATHLGPLAAKLPYPLILIEGFGSTPLNSEAYRLLSQLENEVATLNAQKSDPATGDRPEVLIPVKDAGIPPEALPPQSFRAGQSVRVLVGPQKGLLGEILSISLAGVPLPSGLRASAAEIVLEDGSQIRAPLVNLELLG; encoded by the coding sequence ATGCCCAACAGTCCCTTAGCTCCCATCAGCTACATGCAGCCCCTCATCCGGCTGCGCCGCACCCGGCGCCTGGATACCGAGGGCGAGGTGCTGGTCAGTGTGGGCCAGACGGTGGCCTCCGGCGAGCCGATTGCCCGCGGCACCCTGGCGGGCGGGCACCTGATGCTGGACGCGACCAGGGCTTTGGGCTTGCCGCCAGAACGAGCCCAGCGAGAAATCCTGCGCCAGCCTGGTGAGCAAGTCGAACCAGGTGATATTCTGGCGGGACAGCGCAAGGTCGGGGCGCGGCAGTTGCGCGCTCCCGTGGCCGGCGCCATCGCGGCGATCAGCGAGGGCCAGATCCTGCTGCAGGTCAACGACGAGCGTTCATTCCTGCCCGCGCGAGTTCCCGGGCAAATCGTAGACGTACACCCGGGGTACGGCGCAACCATTGAATTTCGCGGCGCCTGGGTGCAGGGTGTGTGGGGCAACCGCCAACTGGCAGAAGGTTACTTGCATATAGTGGGCGAAGGCGGCACACAGCTGCTGACTGCCGACCAGGTGGATATGAACTTGCGTGGTGCCATTTTGGTGGCCGGGCGCTGCGAACAAGCCCAGTCTTTGGAACTGGCAGCCCAAGTGCCGATCCGCGGGCTCATTCTGGGCAGCCTGGCCACCCACCTCGGCCCGCTGGCGGCCAAGCTGCCTTATCCACTCATTTTGATAGAAGGCTTTGGCTCCACGCCCCTGAATAGCGAAGCCTATCGCCTGTTGAGCCAGTTGGAGAACGAAGTGGCCACGCTCAACGCGCAAAAATCTGATCCGGCCACTGGTGACCGGCCTGAAGTGCTGATCCCTGTCAAAGATGCAGGCATCCCGCCTGAGGCGCTGCCCCCGCAAAGTTTCCGGGCAGGCCAATCGGTGCGCGTCCTGGTAGGGCCACAGAAGGGCTTGCTGGGCGAGATCCTATCCATTTCCCTGGCGGGGGTGCCCTTGCCCAGCGGCTTACGCGCCTCTGCCGCTGAAATAGTACTAGAGGATGGCAGTCAGATCAGAGCACCGCTGGTAAACTTGGAGCTTCTGGGGTAA
- a CDS encoding glutamate mutase L: MNEPVQHGQSLIAIDVGSANTRAHFFDVVEGRYRFLATGEVPSTGGAPAFDINLGVLEALNRLQELIGRTLVSSEGLHISPDNEGGVGANAVSASFSAGQPVKLVTVGLLEGVSLDSVNKLAGSNYCQVVGSFNLNDRRKPEAIIDSICQSLPDIILMAGGTNRGASRSVVRLANYIALALKLIPESSRPQVLFAGNESLAEELDQLLGALTGVHHAPNIRPSLDQENLTPAEQKLRELAFDVQAKRLTGLQEFRGLAEGELYPSAAALGRIVRFFSTVVDPPKGVLGVDLGAAHTTVAAAFGGDQRLRVFSDLGIGGSLSGMLAETHLSQIMRWIPYDLSDEAVLDYLHNKPLFPNSLPTSLEELAIEQAAARQVMRLAIGKSLALLPPDAIYPLPGTVPWFDRVLVSGAAVSRAPRLEQSLMMILDALQPVGIATIILDQNNLGASLGAAAGLDALLAVQVLESNAFMNLGTVISPVGRGRGGPLLRIQVVRNGQKEPVVDVHEGGLRVIPLPQGQVADLYVQPLQNVNIGLGPGRGGWVRRVVGGAFGLVIDARGRPIQVPSAFNQRREALLAWQEALRS, translated from the coding sequence ATGAACGAGCCTGTGCAACACGGCCAATCCCTGATCGCCATTGATGTGGGCAGCGCCAACACCCGCGCCCACTTCTTTGACGTCGTCGAAGGGCGCTATCGCTTCCTGGCCACTGGTGAAGTGCCCAGCACCGGCGGCGCGCCGGCCTTTGACATCAACCTGGGTGTGCTAGAGGCGCTCAACCGCCTGCAGGAACTGATTGGGCGCACATTGGTCTCCAGCGAAGGGCTGCACATTTCTCCGGACAACGAAGGCGGAGTAGGCGCCAATGCGGTCAGCGCCAGCTTCTCCGCCGGGCAGCCGGTCAAACTGGTGACGGTCGGCCTGCTCGAAGGCGTTTCCCTGGACAGCGTCAACAAGCTGGCGGGGTCAAACTATTGCCAAGTGGTGGGCAGCTTTAACCTGAATGATCGCCGCAAGCCTGAAGCCATTATTGATTCGATCTGCCAAAGCCTGCCGGACATCATCCTGATGGCGGGCGGCACCAACCGCGGCGCCTCACGCTCGGTGGTGCGCCTGGCCAACTACATTGCCCTGGCGCTCAAGCTGATCCCCGAAAGCAGCCGTCCGCAGGTACTGTTCGCCGGCAACGAAAGCCTGGCTGAAGAGCTGGACCAATTGCTGGGGGCGCTGACCGGGGTGCACCATGCGCCCAACATTCGCCCCAGCCTGGACCAGGAAAACCTGACGCCCGCAGAACAGAAATTACGCGAACTGGCTTTTGATGTGCAAGCCAAACGGCTGACCGGCCTGCAGGAATTCCGAGGGCTGGCGGAAGGCGAACTGTATCCGTCGGCCGCCGCCCTGGGCCGCATTGTGCGCTTCTTCAGCACGGTGGTGGACCCGCCCAAGGGCGTACTGGGGGTTGACCTGGGTGCGGCTCACACCACGGTGGCGGCCGCTTTTGGCGGCGACCAGCGTTTACGCGTCTTTTCGGACTTGGGCATTGGCGGCAGCCTGAGCGGCATGCTGGCAGAAACACACCTTTCGCAGATCATGCGCTGGATTCCCTACGATCTGAGCGACGAAGCCGTCTTGGACTATTTGCACAACAAGCCACTCTTCCCCAACAGTCTGCCCACTTCGCTGGAGGAACTCGCCATCGAACAGGCTGCTGCGCGCCAGGTGATGCGCCTGGCGATTGGCAAGAGCTTGGCGCTCCTGCCACCAGACGCGATTTATCCTTTGCCTGGCACCGTGCCCTGGTTTGACCGTGTGCTGGTCAGCGGAGCGGCGGTCAGCCGGGCGCCGCGGCTGGAGCAGAGCTTGATGATGATCCTGGATGCTCTGCAGCCCGTAGGCATCGCCACCATCATTCTTGACCAGAACAACCTCGGTGCCTCCTTAGGCGCAGCCGCCGGGTTGGATGCGCTGCTTGCCGTGCAGGTGCTGGAAAGCAATGCCTTCATGAACCTGGGCACGGTCATCTCGCCGGTCGGTCGCGGCCGCGGCGGGCCGCTGCTGCGCATTCAAGTGGTGCGCAATGGGCAGAAAGAGCCCGTAGTGGATGTGCACGAAGGCGGCCTGCGCGTCATCCCGCTGCCGCAGGGCCAGGTGGCCGACCTGTATGTGCAGCCTCTGCAAAACGTGAATATTGGCCTGGGGCCGGGCCGAGGCGGTTGGGTGCGCCGAGTGGTGGGCGGCGCCTTTGGCCTGGTGATCGATGCGCGCGGCCGGCCCATTCAGGTGCCCAGCGCATTCAACCAACGCCGTGAAGCCCTGCTTGCCTGGCAAGAGGCTTTGAGGAGCTGA
- a CDS encoding DUF92 domain-containing protein: MLDVQFGFDTTQILIGSGLAAIIALAGWRLGALNLSGAVAATALGGLTYGLGGLPAAMLLVAFFASSSGLSRAFNRHKKAVSEDFSKTGQRDWVQVLANGGAALLALLAGAMGWLSQPVAWLAFAAALATANADTWATELGVLSRTPPRLVTTGAPAPTGASGAVSALGTLVGLAAGLLIGVLAGWLLGRDLTLVVLVVGFSGLLGSLIDSYLGATVQAGYYCPKCKKETERHPQHTCGATTQLRRGLPWFSNDWVNLLSTFCGAFLASGAATLWL; the protein is encoded by the coding sequence ATGTTGGACGTGCAATTCGGTTTTGACACCACCCAGATCCTGATTGGCAGCGGTTTGGCGGCAATCATTGCCCTGGCAGGCTGGCGATTGGGTGCGCTCAACCTCAGCGGGGCCGTGGCTGCCACGGCGCTGGGCGGGCTGACCTATGGATTGGGCGGGCTGCCGGCCGCCATGCTGCTTGTGGCCTTTTTTGCTTCATCCAGCGGCCTATCACGCGCTTTTAACCGCCATAAAAAGGCGGTGTCGGAGGACTTTTCCAAGACGGGTCAGCGAGATTGGGTGCAGGTACTGGCCAATGGCGGAGCGGCCTTGCTGGCGTTGCTGGCCGGGGCTATGGGCTGGCTGAGCCAGCCGGTTGCCTGGCTGGCCTTTGCCGCTGCCCTGGCCACAGCCAATGCCGACACCTGGGCCACCGAACTGGGCGTGCTCAGCCGCACCCCGCCGCGTCTGGTGACGACTGGTGCGCCGGCGCCCACCGGAGCCTCCGGGGCGGTCAGCGCGTTGGGCACCCTGGTAGGCCTGGCGGCGGGGCTGCTGATCGGCGTGTTGGCTGGCTGGCTGCTGGGCCGGGATTTGACGCTGGTGGTTTTGGTGGTGGGTTTCTCTGGCCTGCTGGGCAGCTTGATCGATTCCTATTTGGGCGCCACCGTGCAAGCGGGCTACTATTGCCCCAAATGCAAGAAAGAGACCGAACGCCACCCGCAACACACTTGCGGCGCCACGACGCAGCTGCGCCGGGGCTTGCCCTGGTTTTCCAATGACTGGGTCAACCTCCTCAGCACCTTTTGCGGAGCCTTCTTGGCGTCCGGCGCAGCCACGTTATGGCTGTGA
- a CDS encoding DegT/DnrJ/EryC1/StrS family aminotransferase, giving the protein MRVPMSSPSIGPAEQQAVAEVLATPVLSMGEQTTAFEEAVRHFSGAKHAISVNSGTAGLHLCVRAAGIGPGDLVLTTPFSFVSSSNVMLFEQAVPVFVDVDPLTGNLDPQALAQAAADLTAGGAAAQRWLPRRGVRGGQLKAILAVDIFGQPADFTSIRQTADQYGLPLIEDSCEALGAEYRGQLAGRLGDMGVYAFYPNKQITTGEGGVIITDDDRAADFMRALRNQGRAPGDTWLQHTHLGYNYRITELSAALGRVQMGRLEELLRMREQVAAWYQTRLQHQPGVELQYVAPDTTRMSWFVYAVRVAPGVDRDQLVQHLLAARIPSRPYFAPIHLQPFMIERFGYQAGDFPITEDLGNRGLAIPFSGVMTEEEVDIVCQELARALA; this is encoded by the coding sequence ATGCGCGTCCCCATGTCCAGTCCCAGTATTGGCCCGGCAGAGCAACAAGCTGTAGCCGAGGTGCTGGCGACGCCCGTGCTGAGCATGGGCGAGCAAACCACCGCCTTTGAAGAGGCGGTGCGCCATTTTTCAGGCGCCAAACACGCCATTTCGGTCAATTCCGGCACGGCCGGCCTGCACCTGTGCGTGCGCGCCGCCGGCATCGGCCCCGGCGACCTGGTGCTGACCACGCCGTTCTCCTTTGTCTCTTCCAGCAATGTCATGCTTTTTGAGCAAGCTGTGCCGGTGTTTGTGGATGTGGACCCGCTCACCGGCAACCTGGATCCTCAAGCTCTGGCGCAGGCCGCCGCCGACTTGACCGCTGGCGGCGCTGCGGCGCAGCGCTGGCTGCCGCGGCGCGGCGTGCGGGGCGGACAGCTCAAAGCCATTTTGGCCGTGGACATTTTTGGCCAGCCGGCGGACTTCACTTCCATTCGGCAGACCGCCGACCAATACGGCCTGCCGCTCATCGAGGATTCCTGCGAGGCGCTGGGCGCAGAGTACCGCGGCCAGTTGGCTGGGCGCCTGGGTGACATGGGCGTGTATGCCTTTTACCCCAACAAGCAAATCACCACTGGCGAAGGCGGCGTGATCATTACCGATGATGACCGGGCCGCTGATTTCATGCGGGCGCTGCGCAACCAGGGCCGCGCCCCCGGCGACACTTGGCTGCAGCACACCCATCTGGGCTACAACTACCGCATCACCGAACTGAGTGCCGCGCTGGGCCGCGTGCAAATGGGCCGCCTGGAAGAGCTGCTGCGCATGCGTGAGCAGGTGGCCGCCTGGTACCAGACGCGCCTGCAGCACCAACCGGGCGTCGAGCTGCAGTACGTCGCCCCGGACACGACCCGTATGAGTTGGTTTGTGTACGCTGTGCGTGTCGCCCCCGGTGTGGACCGTGACCAGCTGGTGCAGCATTTGCTGGCTGCCCGCATCCCCAGCCGCCCGTACTTTGCGCCGATCCACCTGCAGCCCTTCATGATCGAGCGTTTTGGCTATCAGGCCGGCGATTTCCCCATCACCGAAGACCTCGGCAACCGCGGCCTGGCCATTCCCTTCTCCGGCGTCATGACCGAAGAGGAAGTGGATATTGTTTGCCAGGAACTGGCCCGCGCCCTGGCCTGA
- a CDS encoding SurA N-terminal domain-containing protein — translation MFSPSLTLLLCSAVFLAACGSPAAGPAAEASLPAPEQATLTPTVSAPVARVNDEAISSDSYNLHLAQYQAAQADFGTLLAKGDVPQAVLDDLISRMLLAQGARAQGYVLEEATLQQRLDAAVEAAGGPDAFEAWLAEQGYTADLFRQELALEIEAGWMREQITNAVPHSAEQVLARQVLLADQFSADRLLSQLSGGTSFQQIVNNNDGLGLGYLGWFPRGYLLQPAVEEAAFGLQPGQVSLVVESPLGFHLIEVLDRQANRPLTPRARQALQSLALQDWLASQRGQTRVEILLP, via the coding sequence ATGTTTTCTCCTTCCCTCACTCTTCTGCTCTGCTCCGCCGTGTTCCTGGCGGCCTGTGGCTCTCCGGCAGCCGGTCCGGCAGCTGAAGCCAGCCTGCCCGCCCCAGAACAAGCCACCCTCACGCCCACCGTATCCGCGCCGGTAGCGCGGGTTAATGACGAGGCTATTTCCAGCGACAGCTACAACCTGCACCTGGCTCAGTATCAGGCCGCCCAAGCCGACTTTGGCACACTTCTGGCAAAAGGGGATGTACCACAGGCTGTACTGGATGACCTGATCAGCCGCATGCTATTGGCCCAAGGCGCCCGCGCCCAGGGCTATGTGCTGGAGGAAGCCACGCTGCAGCAACGCTTGGATGCGGCAGTGGAAGCCGCAGGCGGCCCTGATGCCTTTGAGGCCTGGCTGGCCGAGCAAGGCTACACCGCTGACCTCTTCCGCCAGGAACTGGCGCTGGAGATCGAAGCGGGTTGGATGCGCGAGCAGATCACCAACGCCGTGCCACACAGCGCGGAACAGGTGTTGGCTCGCCAGGTGCTGCTGGCCGACCAGTTCTCGGCCGACCGCCTGCTGTCGCAGCTCAGCGGCGGCACCAGCTTCCAGCAGATCGTTAACAATAACGATGGCCTGGGGCTGGGCTACCTGGGCTGGTTCCCGCGGGGTTACCTGCTGCAGCCTGCTGTGGAGGAGGCCGCCTTTGGCCTGCAGCCCGGCCAAGTCAGCCTGGTGGTGGAGAGCCCGCTGGGGTTCCACCTGATCGAGGTGCTGGACCGCCAGGCCAACCGCCCGCTGACGCCACGGGCCCGCCAGGCGCTGCAAAGCCTGGCCCTGCAGGACTGGCTGGCCAGCCAGCGCGGCCAGACCCGTGTGGAGATTTTGCTACCCTGA
- the pheS gene encoding phenylalanine--tRNA ligase subunit alpha translates to MLAELDKIHNEALTAATQVNDQAGLEEWRSQYLGKNAVLTQSLKQLGGLSAEERPQAGQKINQVKQALEAAFEERKAALQAEKLQQALDTERLDVTLPGRALPLGRLHPITQTLRRINAIFAEMGFQVYRSRDVETDEYNFLLLNFPPNHPAREMQDSFYVEGGSADNPLLMRTHTSAGQIHAMREFSAESPDNPPPVRIVLPGMCYRYEQVSARSEVQFTQVEGLAVGEDITFGDLKGTLTDFARRFFNVDVRTRFRASHFPFTEPSAEMDVECFVCGGKGCSVCKHSGWLEILGSGMVHPNVLRNGGYDPERYSGFAFGMGPERLTMLRYRIEDIRYFWRNDLRFLEQF, encoded by the coding sequence ATGCTTGCAGAACTAGACAAAATTCACAATGAGGCCCTAACCGCGGCCACCCAAGTGAACGACCAGGCTGGCCTGGAGGAATGGCGTAGTCAGTATTTGGGGAAGAACGCTGTGCTGACCCAAAGCCTGAAGCAGCTGGGCGGCTTGAGCGCTGAAGAGCGCCCTCAGGCGGGCCAAAAGATCAACCAGGTCAAGCAGGCCCTGGAGGCCGCTTTTGAAGAGCGTAAAGCCGCCTTACAGGCCGAGAAGTTGCAGCAGGCCCTGGATACGGAGCGCCTGGACGTGACCCTGCCCGGTCGCGCCCTGCCCCTGGGGCGCCTGCACCCCATCACACAAACCCTGCGGCGCATCAATGCCATCTTCGCCGAGATGGGCTTCCAGGTCTACCGCTCGCGCGATGTGGAAACCGATGAATACAACTTCCTGCTGCTCAACTTTCCGCCCAATCACCCGGCGCGGGAGATGCAGGATTCCTTCTATGTGGAGGGCGGCAGCGCAGACAATCCACTGCTGATGCGTACGCATACCTCTGCTGGGCAGATCCACGCCATGCGAGAGTTCTCGGCGGAGAGCCCGGACAATCCACCGCCGGTGCGCATCGTGTTGCCGGGCATGTGTTACCGCTATGAGCAGGTCAGCGCCCGCTCGGAAGTGCAGTTTACCCAGGTCGAGGGCCTGGCAGTGGGCGAAGACATCACCTTCGGCGACCTGAAGGGCACGCTGACCGACTTCGCTCGGCGCTTTTTCAACGTTGATGTGCGCACGCGCTTCCGCGCCTCGCATTTCCCCTTCACCGAGCCCAGCGCCGAGATGGATGTGGAGTGCTTCGTCTGTGGCGGCAAAGGCTGCTCGGTGTGCAAGCACAGCGGCTGGCTGGAGATCCTGGGCAGCGGCATGGTGCACCCCAATGTGCTGCGCAATGGCGGCTACGACCCGGAACGCTACAGCGGCTTTGCCTTCGGGATGGGGCCAGAGCGTCTGACTATGCTGCGATACCGCATCGAAGACATCCGCTATTTCTGGCGCAACGACCTGCGCTTTTTGGAGCAGTTCTAA